In Oncorhynchus nerka isolate Pitt River linkage group LG21, Oner_Uvic_2.0, whole genome shotgun sequence, the following are encoded in one genomic region:
- the LOC115103744 gene encoding suppressor of cytokine signaling 7-like isoform X2, which produces MNNAQDMSPDFVLMRLVSAAEDDRLDEENGNLSSGGVVAGLGKEVLAHSNMKGGLEFSRDPKTGLAHSGHLSSLNNAQQSCGTAAPDTGVMATRPSMSITLPPQSAMEAKGFEFAHRGGLRPQLLVFPNILRDGEEILDRESDGRNQSREHIGLDKTSGSVSDISGGINNNTLSAGDTQQQNHLSRSWGLHPRVALSTVAADIEGGELCHRHRLITNPLDWPPLSDKSNPLTMIESKWGCTTGELPNGPVFDLARRFGELGLGAVPKILFKDGEMPQCSCQGAHGPAPAGMGHGDDPTETSDALLVLEGLGTGDVASLGITGCPDDDSDESRARRVQKMSGAFSLSSFQAELTRQMEGVAGEPCPSAHGDAQVCSLHGNAPNPTQPSPGDTEQNPEVSKLPGASAATPSSDRPVSPNPSQASTPRKRADKCVSAPRTPNGRGSDGEKTLKVPGKSRKGSLKIRLSKLFRTKSCSGSNSLLDKRPSVAFSISSAGSLTDMASGGGGEHDVDSQPRMTRAQSAFSSASFAPFTGETVSLVDVDISRRGANTRHPPTPPPPPRRSLSLLDAFLRALPHSTSSQLLSAPPSSRLAPPPRLCPLRRPEASNFTASLRELEKCGWYWGPMNWEDAEMKLKGKPDGAFLVRDSSDPRYILSLSFRSQGVTHHTRMEHYRGTFSLWCHPKFEDRCHSVVEFIERAIMHSKNGKFLYFLRSRVPGLPPTPVQLLYPVSRFSNVKSLQHLCRFCIRQMVRIDHIQELPLPKPLIMYLRKFYYYDAEEEMYLSIKSIRPGAGVEQEAESQT; this is translated from the exons ATGAACAACGCGCAAGATATGTCTCCCGATTTTGTCTTGATGCGCCTGGTTTCCGCGGCCGAGGATGACCGCTTAGACGAGGAGAATGGGAATCTGTCGTCGGGTGGAGTGGTGGCAGGACTCGGTAAAGAGGTCTTGGCTCATAGCAACATGAAAGGGGGCTTGGAATTCTCCCGAGATCCCAAGACAGGCCTCGCGCATTCCGGGCATCTCTCTTCGCTGAACAATGCACAACAGAGCTGCGGAACGGCTGCACCTGACACCGGGGTGATGGCAACTAGACCTTCGATGTCTATTACTCTTCCTCCACAGAGCGCTATGGAGGCCAAGGGCTTTGAGTTCGCTCACAGAGGCGGCTTACGGCCTCAGCTCCTTGTGTTTCCTAACATATTAAGGGATGGTGAGGAGATTTTAGACCGTGAATCCGACGGTCGGAATCAGTCGAGGGAACATATTGGTTTGGACAAGACCTCCGGCTCTGTCTCCGACATAAGCGGAGGCATCAATAACAATACGCTCAGCGCCGGCGACACGCAACAGCAGAACCATCTGTCCCGGAGCTGGGGTCTGCATCCCCGGGTGGCATTATCCACGGTTGCTGCCGATATCGAGGGAGGTGAGCTATGTCATCGGCACCGTTTGATCACCAACCCATTAGACTGGCCTCCCTTATCGGATAAATCCAATCCTCTCACCATGATAGAGTCGAAATGGGGGTGCACAACCGGGGAACTGCCCAACGGCCCAGTGTTCGACCTGGCCAGAAGGTTCGGGGAGCTGGGGCTCGGCGCGGTACCCAAGATATTATTCAAGGACGGGGAGATGCCCCAGTGCTCGTGTCAGGGTGCACATGGGCCGGCACCGGCGGGGATGGGGCATGGGGATGACCCGACTGAGACTAGCGATGCTTTGTTGGTGCTGGAGGGGCTGGGGACTGGGGACGTGGCCAGCCTGGGTATCACTGGCTGCCCGGACGACGATTCGGATGAAAGTCGAGCACGTCGAGTTCAAAAGATGTCCGGTGCATTTTCTCTCAGTAGCTTTCAAGCAGAGTTGACCAGACAGATGGAAGGGGTGGCTGGAGAACCTTGTCCGTCGGCGCACGGTGACGCACAAGTATGTAGCCTGCATGGAAACGCACCTAACCCAACTCAACCGAGCCCGGGAGATACAGAACAGAATCCGGAGGTGTCGAAATTACCTGGGGCCTCTGCGGCTACACCAAGCTCGGACCGACCTGTCAGTCCAAACCCTAGCCAGGCATCAACACCCCGGAAGCGGGCAGACAAGTGCGTCAGTGCGCCCCGGACTCCAAACGGTCGGGGAAGCGACGGAGAGAAAACACTAAAAGTTCCAGGGAAGTCCAGAAAGGGCTCACTTAAAATACGCCTGAGTAAACTTTTCAGAACTAAAAGCTGTAGTGGTTCCAATAGCCTTCTGGATAAGAGGCCATCAGTGGCCTTTTCAATCTCCTCCGCTGGAAGTCTGACGGACATGGCCAGTGGAGGTGGTGGGGAGCATGACGTGGACAG CCAACCCAGAATGACCAGGGCCCAAAGTGCCTTCTCTTCTGCTTCCTTTGCTCCTTTCACTG GTGAGACTGTTTCATTGGTGGATGTGGATATTTCGAGGAGAGGAGCGAACACTCGGCACCCTCCCACGCCTCCACCTCCGCCACGCAGAAGTCTCAGTCTATTAG ATGCATTCCTCCGGGCCCTGCCTCACTCCACCTCTTCAcagctcctctcagctcctcccTCTTCCAGGTTGGCCCCGCCCCCAAGGCTCTGTCCTCTGAGGCGGCCTGAGGCCAGCAACTTCACTGCTAGTCTGAGAGAGCTGGAAAAA TGTGGCTGGTACTGGGGTCCTATGAACTGGGAAGATGCAGAGATGAAGTTGAAGGGGAAGCCTGACGGGGCGTTCCTGGTGAGGGACAGCTCTGACCCCCGCTACATCCTCAGCCTCAGCTTCCGCTCCCAGGGAGTCACCCACCATACGCGCATGGAGCACTACAGAG GGACATTCAGCTTGTGGTGTCACCCCAAGTTTGAGGACCGATGTCATTCTGTGGTGGAGTTTATCGAGCGAGCCATCATGCACTCCAAGAATGGAAAATTCCTTTACTTCCTGCGATCACGTGTGCCAG ggctCCCCCCTACCCCGGTGCAGCTGCTCTACCCAGTGTCCCGGTTCAGCAACGTCAAGTCCCTGCAGCACCTCTGCCGCTTCTGTATCA
- the LOC115103744 gene encoding suppressor of cytokine signaling 7-like isoform X1, with product MNNAQDMSPDFVLMRLVSAAEDDRLDEENGNLSSGGVVAGLGKEVLAHSNMKGGLEFSRDPKTGLAHSGHLSSLNNAQQSCGTAAPDTGVMATRPSMSITLPPQSAMEAKGFEFAHRGGLRPQLLVFPNILRDGEEILDRESDGRNQSREHIGLDKTSGSVSDISGGINNNTLSAGDTQQQNHLSRSWGLHPRVALSTVAADIEGGELCHRHRLITNPLDWPPLSDKSNPLTMIESKWGCTTGELPNGPVFDLARRFGELGLGAVPKILFKDGEMPQCSCQGAHGPAPAGMGHGDDPTETSDALLVLEGLGTGDVASLGITGCPDDDSDESRARRVQKMSGAFSLSSFQAELTRQMEGVAGEPCPSAHGDAQVCSLHGNAPNPTQPSPGDTEQNPEVSKLPGASAATPSSDRPVSPNPSQASTPRKRADKCVSAPRTPNGRGSDGEKTLKVPGKSRKGSLKIRLSKLFRTKSCSGSNSLLDKRPSVAFSISSAGSLTDMASGGGGEHDVDSQPRMTRAQSAFSSASFAPFTGETVSLVDVDISRRGANTRHPPTPPPPPRRSLSLLDDIGGPQPGPFLVGVMGASLQSLPLPLPPPHPSHATIQHSISLNDAFLRALPHSTSSQLLSAPPSSRLAPPPRLCPLRRPEASNFTASLRELEKCGWYWGPMNWEDAEMKLKGKPDGAFLVRDSSDPRYILSLSFRSQGVTHHTRMEHYRGTFSLWCHPKFEDRCHSVVEFIERAIMHSKNGKFLYFLRSRVPGLPPTPVQLLYPVSRFSNVKSLQHLCRFCIRQMVRIDHIQELPLPKPLIMYLRKFYYYDAEEEMYLSIKSIRPGAGVEQEAESQT from the exons ATGAACAACGCGCAAGATATGTCTCCCGATTTTGTCTTGATGCGCCTGGTTTCCGCGGCCGAGGATGACCGCTTAGACGAGGAGAATGGGAATCTGTCGTCGGGTGGAGTGGTGGCAGGACTCGGTAAAGAGGTCTTGGCTCATAGCAACATGAAAGGGGGCTTGGAATTCTCCCGAGATCCCAAGACAGGCCTCGCGCATTCCGGGCATCTCTCTTCGCTGAACAATGCACAACAGAGCTGCGGAACGGCTGCACCTGACACCGGGGTGATGGCAACTAGACCTTCGATGTCTATTACTCTTCCTCCACAGAGCGCTATGGAGGCCAAGGGCTTTGAGTTCGCTCACAGAGGCGGCTTACGGCCTCAGCTCCTTGTGTTTCCTAACATATTAAGGGATGGTGAGGAGATTTTAGACCGTGAATCCGACGGTCGGAATCAGTCGAGGGAACATATTGGTTTGGACAAGACCTCCGGCTCTGTCTCCGACATAAGCGGAGGCATCAATAACAATACGCTCAGCGCCGGCGACACGCAACAGCAGAACCATCTGTCCCGGAGCTGGGGTCTGCATCCCCGGGTGGCATTATCCACGGTTGCTGCCGATATCGAGGGAGGTGAGCTATGTCATCGGCACCGTTTGATCACCAACCCATTAGACTGGCCTCCCTTATCGGATAAATCCAATCCTCTCACCATGATAGAGTCGAAATGGGGGTGCACAACCGGGGAACTGCCCAACGGCCCAGTGTTCGACCTGGCCAGAAGGTTCGGGGAGCTGGGGCTCGGCGCGGTACCCAAGATATTATTCAAGGACGGGGAGATGCCCCAGTGCTCGTGTCAGGGTGCACATGGGCCGGCACCGGCGGGGATGGGGCATGGGGATGACCCGACTGAGACTAGCGATGCTTTGTTGGTGCTGGAGGGGCTGGGGACTGGGGACGTGGCCAGCCTGGGTATCACTGGCTGCCCGGACGACGATTCGGATGAAAGTCGAGCACGTCGAGTTCAAAAGATGTCCGGTGCATTTTCTCTCAGTAGCTTTCAAGCAGAGTTGACCAGACAGATGGAAGGGGTGGCTGGAGAACCTTGTCCGTCGGCGCACGGTGACGCACAAGTATGTAGCCTGCATGGAAACGCACCTAACCCAACTCAACCGAGCCCGGGAGATACAGAACAGAATCCGGAGGTGTCGAAATTACCTGGGGCCTCTGCGGCTACACCAAGCTCGGACCGACCTGTCAGTCCAAACCCTAGCCAGGCATCAACACCCCGGAAGCGGGCAGACAAGTGCGTCAGTGCGCCCCGGACTCCAAACGGTCGGGGAAGCGACGGAGAGAAAACACTAAAAGTTCCAGGGAAGTCCAGAAAGGGCTCACTTAAAATACGCCTGAGTAAACTTTTCAGAACTAAAAGCTGTAGTGGTTCCAATAGCCTTCTGGATAAGAGGCCATCAGTGGCCTTTTCAATCTCCTCCGCTGGAAGTCTGACGGACATGGCCAGTGGAGGTGGTGGGGAGCATGACGTGGACAG CCAACCCAGAATGACCAGGGCCCAAAGTGCCTTCTCTTCTGCTTCCTTTGCTCCTTTCACTG GTGAGACTGTTTCATTGGTGGATGTGGATATTTCGAGGAGAGGAGCGAACACTCGGCACCCTCCCACGCCTCCACCTCCGCCACGCAGAAGTCTCAGTCTATTAG ATGACATAGGTGGGCCGCAGCCTGGTCCTTTCCTAGTGGGTGTTATGGGGGCCTCCCTACagtccctccccctgcctcttcctcctcctcatccctcccatgCCACCATCCagcatagtatcagcctcaatg ATGCATTCCTCCGGGCCCTGCCTCACTCCACCTCTTCAcagctcctctcagctcctcccTCTTCCAGGTTGGCCCCGCCCCCAAGGCTCTGTCCTCTGAGGCGGCCTGAGGCCAGCAACTTCACTGCTAGTCTGAGAGAGCTGGAAAAA TGTGGCTGGTACTGGGGTCCTATGAACTGGGAAGATGCAGAGATGAAGTTGAAGGGGAAGCCTGACGGGGCGTTCCTGGTGAGGGACAGCTCTGACCCCCGCTACATCCTCAGCCTCAGCTTCCGCTCCCAGGGAGTCACCCACCATACGCGCATGGAGCACTACAGAG GGACATTCAGCTTGTGGTGTCACCCCAAGTTTGAGGACCGATGTCATTCTGTGGTGGAGTTTATCGAGCGAGCCATCATGCACTCCAAGAATGGAAAATTCCTTTACTTCCTGCGATCACGTGTGCCAG ggctCCCCCCTACCCCGGTGCAGCTGCTCTACCCAGTGTCCCGGTTCAGCAACGTCAAGTCCCTGCAGCACCTCTGCCGCTTCTGTATCA